A single genomic interval of Chitinophagales bacterium harbors:
- a CDS encoding lysophospholipid acyltransferase family protein, with translation MSYLLSSIIFIVYYLERLGFGGVLRRSIYLILFYIIGYRTQIVIKNLKIILPHIKIEEIEKYKKSYYNHLADLIVETLWCYKATREELDHKVSFKNPDLIDQIFKSGDNISILLSHIGNWELFCQWAGKFTPQFRVPILYTPIKNKMLNASLSYLRERTGNTLVSTKSTLDLYRLQRVKPAAINLFAIDQNPGDPDHQLWLSFFGQKVPVISGAEKFVKSQSQKAYFLYVTKKENYEIELIELSYDKEIPFDLTEKQFKMLEANILENPSIWLLSHNRFKYSKHV, from the coding sequence ATGAGCTATCTTTTATCTTCAATAATTTTTATCGTTTACTATCTTGAAAGATTAGGCTTTGGAGGTGTTTTAAGACGTTCGATATATCTCATCTTATTTTACATAATAGGATATAGAACTCAAATTGTGATTAAAAATTTAAAGATAATATTACCCCATATCAAAATAGAAGAGATTGAAAAGTATAAAAAATCTTATTATAATCATCTCGCCGATTTAATCGTAGAAACACTTTGGTGTTATAAAGCAACAAGAGAGGAGCTCGATCATAAAGTTAGTTTTAAGAATCCTGATTTAATTGATCAAATTTTTAAATCCGGAGACAATATTTCTATATTATTATCTCATATAGGCAATTGGGAGTTATTCTGTCAATGGGCAGGAAAATTTACGCCTCAATTCAGAGTCCCTATCTTATATACTCCTATAAAAAATAAAATGCTGAATGCTTCGCTATCATATCTTCGTGAAAGAACCGGCAATACACTAGTATCTACTAAATCTACATTGGACCTATATCGTCTTCAAAGAGTTAAACCCGCAGCCATCAATTTATTTGCTATAGATCAAAACCCTGGTGATCCTGACCATCAGCTTTGGCTTAGTTTTTTCGGACAGAAGGTTCCTGTAATTTCTGGGGCAGAAAAATTTGTAAAATCTCAATCCCAAAAAGCTTATTTTCTTTATGTAACCAAGAAAGAAAACTATGAAATAGAGTTAATTGAATTATCTTACGATAAAGAAATACCTTTTGACCTCACGGAAAAGCAGTTTAAAATGCTAGAGGCGAATATTTTAGAAAACCCTAGCATATGGCTGCTTTCTCATAATAGGTTTAAGTATAGCAAGCATGTGTAA
- a CDS encoding superoxide dismutase produces the protein MINRFNLLLAICILSFFYNPLYGQFSLPNLPYAYSALEPYLDSQTMFIHHTKHHQAYISNLNKAIEKDSVKKGLEDMLKTISNYPMVVRNNAGGHYNHSLFWSILTPDNDTKPSKALLDAIVKQFGSLDSLKILMNQAASKQFGSGWAWLSVSKENELFISSTPNQDNPLMDIADKKGTPILGIDVWEHAYYLKYQNKRGDYLSSIWNVINWQEVSRRYSAVKTIE, from the coding sequence ATGATAAATAGATTCAATTTACTTCTTGCCATATGTATACTATCATTCTTTTATAATCCACTATATGGTCAATTTTCCTTGCCTAACCTACCCTATGCCTATTCAGCATTAGAGCCATATTTAGATTCTCAAACGATGTTTATTCACCATACAAAACATCATCAAGCCTACATTTCTAATTTAAATAAGGCCATAGAAAAAGATTCCGTTAAAAAAGGATTGGAAGATATGCTGAAAACTATTTCGAATTATCCTATGGTGGTCAGAAACAATGCAGGTGGCCATTATAACCATAGCTTATTTTGGTCTATTTTGACACCTGATAATGACACGAAACCTAGCAAAGCGCTTCTTGATGCGATAGTTAAACAATTTGGGAGTTTAGATAGTTTAAAAATACTAATGAATCAAGCAGCGAGCAAGCAGTTTGGCTCTGGTTGGGCTTGGTTATCTGTTAGTAAAGAAAATGAACTTTTTATTTCATCTACACCTAATCAAGACAATCCTTTGATGGATATTGCTGACAAAAAAGGTACACCCATATTAGGGATAGATGTGTGGGAACATGCTTATTATCTCAAATATCAAAACAAACGCGGAGATTATTTATCATCAATTTGGAATGTAATAAATTGGCAAGAGGTCAGTAGAAGATATTCTGCTGTAAAGACTATCGAATAA
- a CDS encoding acyl-CoA thioesterase, with amino-acid sequence MLAGKKAQESYSQMMEIVLPNDTNTIHNLRGGKILHWMDICSAVSAGRHAEAVVVTVTVDQVSFENPIKMGDVVTIMSKVTRAFSTSMEVKIEVWAENLPTKNKYKCNSAYYSFVALDSNGKPKKVAPLIPETEEEKADYDSAQQRREIRLFMAGKLKIADAPALKELFK; translated from the coding sequence ATGTTAGCAGGAAAAAAAGCACAAGAGTCCTATTCTCAAATGATGGAAATCGTTCTACCGAATGATACCAATACCATACACAATCTTAGAGGTGGTAAAATTTTACATTGGATGGATATCTGCAGTGCGGTAAGTGCTGGTAGACACGCAGAGGCCGTTGTTGTGACGGTGACAGTAGATCAGGTAAGCTTTGAAAACCCTATTAAAATGGGAGATGTGGTCACCATAATGAGCAAAGTTACGCGTGCATTTTCTACATCTATGGAGGTGAAAATTGAGGTATGGGCAGAAAATCTACCAACTAAAAACAAATATAAATGTAATTCAGCTTATTACTCTTTTGTAGCTTTAGATAGTAACGGCAAACCTAAGAAAGTAGCACCACTGATTCCTGAAACTGAGGAAGAAAAGGCTGATTATGACTCTGCACAGCAGCGGCGTGAAATTCGTTTATTTATGGCAGGGAAACTTAAAATAGCAGACGCCCCCGCATTAAAAGAGTTGTTTAAATAA
- a CDS encoding 2Fe-2S iron-sulfur cluster binding domain-containing protein: protein MNLTLSSFAQDNISTHQNNHMQFHKLKVANTQQLTPLSKKITFDLPNDLKTSYSFKSGQYVSIELNIDGNVLRRSYSICSPSSVKDSFSIGVKEIIDGYGSKFLNQSIKAGDILEVSLPEGGFLLNEISKDYQYVFVAGGSGITPVLSMLHELLSHTTSAVFLKYSTLSKEETMFYDELKELEAKNPNLKIDFLFTNGENILNEQNLAQWIKSLPVTNYNVWVCGPAGIISATEKACQIIGLSPEKFHREYFTAKSAEDMQSASVGSSNDAPLSPGEAAEVEIKYEGKKLKFTCQYNETILDAALNAGGDPPYSCLVAACSTCRAMIKTGNIEMKDRDALSDKDIAKGFVLTCQSMPRSKKVILDYDE, encoded by the coding sequence ATGAATCTGACCCTATCATCCTTCGCACAAGACAATATTTCAACACATCAAAATAATCATATGCAGTTTCATAAACTCAAAGTAGCAAATACTCAGCAGTTAACTCCTTTATCCAAAAAAATTACCTTCGATCTACCAAACGATTTGAAAACATCCTATTCCTTCAAATCAGGACAATATGTCAGTATAGAATTAAATATTGATGGTAATGTATTGAGGCGCTCCTATTCTATATGTTCACCTAGCTCGGTGAAAGATTCATTCTCTATAGGCGTTAAAGAAATAATAGATGGTTATGGTAGTAAATTCTTAAATCAGTCTATCAAAGCTGGAGATATTTTAGAAGTTTCCTTACCTGAAGGAGGCTTTCTTTTAAATGAAATTTCCAAGGATTATCAATATGTTTTTGTGGCTGGGGGTAGCGGCATTACACCTGTATTATCTATGCTTCACGAATTGTTGAGTCACACAACAAGTGCTGTATTTCTAAAGTATAGTACCTTATCAAAGGAAGAAACCATGTTTTATGATGAACTTAAAGAACTTGAAGCAAAAAATCCAAATCTAAAGATTGATTTCTTATTTACAAATGGAGAAAACATATTAAACGAGCAAAATCTTGCTCAATGGATTAAGTCGCTTCCAGTTACGAACTATAATGTTTGGGTTTGCGGTCCTGCTGGAATTATTTCTGCTACAGAAAAAGCTTGTCAAATTATTGGGCTGAGTCCAGAGAAATTCCATAGAGAGTATTTTACTGCCAAAAGTGCAGAAGATATGCAATCTGCCAGTGTAGGTAGTTCGAATGATGCACCACTCTCTCCCGGAGAGGCTGCTGAGGTTGAAATTAAATATGAAGGCAAAAAATTAAAGTTTACTTGTCAGTATAATGAGACCATATTAGATGCAGCATTAAATGCGGGAGGTGACCCACCTTATTCATGCTTAGTAGCTGCTTGCAGTACCTGCAGAGCCATGATTAAAACCGGCAATATAGAAATGAAAGACCGTGATGCACTATCAGATAAGGATATTGCAAAAGGTTTTGTATTAACTTGTCAATCTATGCCAAGAAGTAAAAAAGTAATTTTGGATTACGATGAGTAA
- a CDS encoding S41 family peptidase yields the protein MEANQFLKNILLIAIGILLGFLFIRTTLPNTKSQNKFDELLEIINKNYVDSIDYNAIESKAVNHLLNSLDPHSVYISREDIQAANEPLVGSFSGIGVEFYIVQDTIIVVSPISGGPSEMAGIKSGDKIVKINDTNVAGVKITNLDVFKKLRGVKGSSVKLTIQRNNSLLPAIVLKRDDIKVNSVEQGILIDSLTGFIKINSFGENTYDEFYTQLDELNKKKIQNLVIDLRQNTGGFLEIAVRILDELIPNKELLVYTNGLKYKREDFYSGKPGIFEKGKVAVLIDEGSASASEILAGAIQDLDRGIVIGRRSFGKGLVQNQIELSDGSAVRLTVAKYFTPSGRNIQKPYKQIENYEEEVYERYKNGEFFHEKNQITTDTITYLTKKGRKMKGGGGISPDIFVPLDTNYDFNSLAALRSYVPDFVYSNYERLSREFQGYKTILDFQKNYQLSTSVLSEFYIYAKKNGAKWNETTKLSYEAKLKNQLKAFIAKQYFKNEGYQNIINESDPIILRTRQYFNTSK from the coding sequence TTGGAAGCTAATCAGTTTCTAAAAAATATACTTTTGATTGCTATCGGTATACTTTTAGGTTTTTTATTTATTCGTACCACCTTACCTAACACAAAATCCCAAAATAAGTTTGATGAGTTGCTAGAAATTATCAATAAAAACTACGTAGATTCTATAGATTATAATGCGATTGAAAGTAAAGCTGTCAATCATTTATTAAATAGTCTAGACCCTCATTCTGTTTATATTTCCAGAGAGGATATACAAGCAGCGAATGAACCTTTAGTCGGATCATTTTCAGGAATTGGAGTTGAGTTTTACATAGTACAGGATACCATTATTGTTGTATCACCTATTTCAGGAGGTCCATCTGAAATGGCGGGCATTAAATCTGGAGATAAGATAGTTAAAATTAATGACACCAATGTAGCCGGTGTAAAAATTACTAATTTAGATGTTTTCAAAAAACTTCGCGGAGTGAAAGGAAGCTCGGTAAAACTTACTATCCAAAGAAATAATAGTTTACTGCCAGCCATAGTTCTAAAAAGAGATGATATAAAGGTAAATAGTGTAGAACAAGGAATATTGATTGATTCTTTGACTGGTTTTATAAAGATTAATTCATTTGGTGAGAACACTTATGATGAATTCTACACCCAGCTAGATGAGCTCAATAAGAAAAAAATTCAAAACTTGGTGATCGATCTTAGGCAAAATACAGGAGGCTTCTTAGAAATTGCTGTGCGCATTCTAGACGAATTGATTCCGAATAAAGAACTTCTTGTTTACACAAATGGATTAAAATATAAAAGGGAAGATTTTTATAGTGGTAAGCCTGGAATATTTGAAAAAGGTAAAGTCGCGGTGCTTATAGATGAGGGTTCAGCTAGTGCCTCCGAAATCTTAGCTGGTGCTATACAAGATTTAGATCGAGGAATTGTAATTGGAAGAAGAAGTTTTGGTAAAGGGCTGGTTCAAAATCAAATAGAACTTAGTGATGGCAGTGCTGTAAGGCTTACGGTCGCTAAATATTTTACCCCATCAGGTCGCAACATTCAAAAGCCATATAAACAAATAGAAAACTATGAAGAGGAAGTTTATGAACGCTATAAAAATGGAGAGTTTTTTCATGAAAAGAATCAGATAACAACGGATACAATTACTTATCTTACAAAAAAAGGTAGAAAGATGAAAGGTGGAGGTGGCATTAGCCCTGATATTTTTGTTCCTTTAGACACTAATTATGATTTTAATAGCCTAGCTGCTCTCAGGAGCTATGTTCCAGATTTTGTATATTCAAACTATGAGAGACTTAGTAGAGAATTTCAGGGCTATAAAACTATTCTAGATTTCCAAAAAAACTACCAACTAAGCACCTCCGTTCTGTCTGAATTTTATATTTATGCTAAGAAAAATGGTGCTAAGTGGAATGAAACTACAAAATTAAGTTATGAAGCTAAATTGAAAAACCAACTGAAAGCATTTATAGCCAAACAATATTTCAAAAATGAGGGCTACCAAAACATAATAAATGAATCTGACCCTATCATCCTTCGCACAAGACAATATTTCAACACATCAAAATAA